One region of Chanodichthys erythropterus isolate Z2021 chromosome 24, ASM2448905v1, whole genome shotgun sequence genomic DNA includes:
- the ciao2a gene encoding cytosolic iron-sulfur assembly component 2A isoform X2, with the protein MELVSGLLSRVRLLTGLSELTNDKRNKKMEEKALEVYDVIRTIRDPEKPNTLEELDVVTEKCVEVQELGDDEYLIIIKFSPTVPHCSLATLIGLCLQVKLQRCLPFKHKLEIYITEGTHSTEEDINKQINDKERVAAAMENPNLREIVEQCVTEPDD; encoded by the exons ATGGAGCTTGTGTCTGGACTGCTGAGCCGAGTCCGGCTTCTGACGGGACTTTCTGAGCTGACGAATGACAAGAGAAACAAGAAGATGGAGGAAAAAGCGCTGGAGGTGTACG ATGTGATCCGGACGATTCGGGATCCGGAGAAGCCCAACACTCTGGAGGAGCTGGACGTCGTGACGGAGAAGTGTGTGGAGGTGCAGGAGCTCGGGGACGATGAGTATCTGATCATCATCAAGTTCTCTCCCACCGTACCGCACTGCTCTCTGGCCACTCtgatag GTCTGTGCCTACAAGTCAAGCTTCAGCGCTGCCTGCCGTTCAAACACAAG CTGGAGATTTACATAACTGAGGGAACGCACTCGACCGAGGAGGATA TTAACAAACAGATCAACGATAAGGAGCGCGTGGCGGCCGCCATGGAGAACCCCAACCTGCGTGAGATCGTGGAGCAGTGCGTTACTGAACCAGACGACTGA
- the spg11 gene encoding spatacsin, which translates to MLKVLSRSDARAQRVLQVDLLPDTGVCAGVEDTAAVRLSTGPSVLCCVSAAGEVRLRNLSESRRSPHTLQHTCNDFLWEDLSDRDVSPKLLLLDSQCDLRLYELDPRDQVLLVCERPSDWLLRCVQDKHPDVCDLRTLRPLSFADGRCVLLVNTCFLLQLRWTDESSCLDSLSCCRLQPLPTEDVCVDQRLVRGTLFLLLSTGLTYVFDSADGKLMATLDFPSYCGAADVSPAVTSFCLFQISQDLSTAVTVTRQNQALAVDLNDYFRMYPDHLCCRAAPDRPFLRPTESWDQDSLASSAHSLTVLDKSFQTDRSWEARLSLLYSRSKGPDRPGRRSPWYKDFPHVECRRAAATAKLSQPSVKPGGAVTSFDVPEGATAAGLNVSEFSALVTFVSPANANTVLAYWDLEGQSVTYQRSDAPAVPVQRSADEHLCLLLKASGLSVVLFSVTQEELLNRLMVFGTAGTVDSLCHLNAWGRCSIPIHALQAGLKNHQLDTVDFFLKSKENILSPASGFVLPDQTPAVSTQTQLRNVQALCPALDLLRSAIRDTHTEAQSQQFCEQLLSITLTFLNTQTKVLLTSAHELDVNLQECVQILDGYISDLRGFMKKFPWTDGGEKQVSVCPHAPAPTAGTDQDWQSLSDEDVVQRAVLSRRIPHAQAFLRRRGSVGCGLEDIRKTGLRLTFTCLTHRDLTQAKTLLTNMGFNVKEQLHSICVFTADRDLRAFMVEELQKQNFLSHEEFERVEFIQTIESLCSTPATRCSSRLDTSRVLQMTRSDPDSRRLLEEILQEREASSSGSVLDPVRLDWVRYWDRDTQNAILLSRLQPSTQGSWDAAVLWSYLTSLHDCVRVTAWVCGSAGESDTAPHWPALTPHVINGSSRCGEYLRDRVLDLLARQGLFVQAEMEDFEQLLWRLGQAGGVMQHGNDPPVLQFQMSQGQEFHQRFVLHCLENSLQYLLYCYLEHYRLTPENCAVLTDRNLFESFPWFEMMLKLQKITRDLKDPERVFEASLTAAQVLLPGSQASISSMLLEGHSLLALSTIMFRPGGIDQAVREGERGEDPLSRVDPQLLRMALSAYPKLRTALFPQSGPRGASACDTSLYHLMQSLHPLDPSRLFGWQSANAVGSTETSSEPPHFSSPHLVSKFAVVENLDFLYYLRHGRPAFAFGVFLTQHFVNCSNVKLQLTLAADQAYSLGLLSFSSACVSVACVCFCELMGVCSLKLRVDLRALNLILKLWTQSCEDGAGASLRQTLVENASKLVTAEKATAQELLVHLEAAVRDGLEKKGISRSSFEAAQEWALPVQFCHLHALPLSPAYPQDCARDGQWLNFLLFVQLHSYPPQQVRSLASGFSPALQSHISLAFQDLHPTNSHQTVETQGRVLSALPRDESSEPPRELFQVLLQSQEKPSPWRFLLSEAVRQRCPPLSVLAACHQGVELLQCLCVWVLTSVDDDVTQEATAHINESPAHHVWNLHDLSILWKILLCRSKIRPLIRGFQLFQRESPLIYMLNMYEFCSDYKDYQRAKDKLLEFQKCLLNLRSSSVVLSSDVLPVQWVESQASVLLLTLLKQSRTQYELRRLLQLLVDMERLLKSNGPDFKKLSQLSQVLADTPVPLSACLLEDYSSSGLQRESRRMMDELQELGLFTQARRVAQIAELPIDCLIINELRRDLCTHKLKRQWERQETRMAFWRRCHEQLKTDQIQPEAACQFFLSQAEEPIQSDSELVQLQERCLLLGLAGHWLSRCEAPLPVLRLGQLEKRQWECRIQRMVLHTALERQSLFAPSALSEDSFENLLKEFSFSKMSALSDPAHLSLDGLPASEDTCVLSDDERAALNALIAQLLNEGSVNEASRVCRYFGSFHRDLWLVLRCRGLACGELQPELHSPDGETRRSLPSSPSMSSLSSFVVLPSPDDQVLVQLKQLVDQCCNGKSYCKQVLSLYELSKELQCSYAEISSEEPEAVLRKVLLSHQSERYKKAQAFISVQGLQPDAVARLVSAAVLEGLLASSQEGEPGQRLMFGPADGREAFLQLAKLCGDPNLVGVQLLDSIPTVPLSELSCTVEMLILAHDCFSLTCNMEGIVRVLQAARHLSHTHLAHGDGDGYGLLVRLLTGIGRYTDMTYIFDLLHQNHRFEMLLRKKVESNVRLKTALLDYIKRCLPGDSEKHNMVALCFSMCREIGENHEAAARTQLKIIESQPWVITADLKSALVKVLTLLKDAAESYSKDSCVRQAVKCVKMAKLVTLQLHFLNHGQEQRVINLPPSDIQSTIVSLPRCYQAFVLAEAYDYSPDWAEILYQKVILNGEFNYLEEFKRHRSLSAGLFEDISKKMCHQKAPASSSQNLKKLLSHCEDVYTHYKLAYEHKFLDVANMLLQDSRSNSYLSDRLGT; encoded by the exons ATGCTGAAGGTGTTGAGCCGGTCAGATGCGCGCGCTCAGCGCGTGCTGCAGGTGGACCTGCTGCCGGACACAGGTGTGTGTGCAGGTGTGGAGGACACGGCGGCGGTCAGGCTGAGCACAGGCCCGTCAGTGCTGTGCTGTGTGAGCGCTGCAGGAGAAGTGAGGCTGAGGAACCTGTCCGAGAGCAGAAGATCTCCTCACACACTACAGCACACCTGCAATGA TTTCCTGTGGGAAGATCTGTCGGATCGGGACGTGAGCCCaaagctgctgctgctggactCTCAGTGCGATCTGAGACTGTATGAGCTGGATCCACGTGACCAGGTGCTGCTCGTGTGCGAGAGGCCTTCTGATTGGTTGCTGCGCTGCGTCCAAGACAAACACCCCG ACGTGTGTGATCTGAGGACGCTGCGGCCGCTGAGCTTCGCGGACGGACGCTGTGTGCTGCTGGTGAACACGTGTTTCCTGCTGCAGCTGCGCTGGACGGACGAGAGCTCCTGTCTGGACTCGCTGTCCTGCTGCCGGCTCCAGCCGCTCCCGACGGAGGACGTCTGTGTGGATCAGCGGCTCGTTCGGGGAACGCTGTTCCTTCTGCTCAGCACGGGACTCACAT ACGTGTTCGACAGCGCTGATGGGAAGCTCATGGCTACGCTGGACTTTCCCTCGTACTGCGGCGCAGCAGACGTTTCTCCAGCCGTCACGTCCTTCTGTCTGTTCCAGATCTCGCAGGATCTCAGTACGGCCGTGACCGTCACCCGGCAGAACCAGGCCCTCGCCGTCGACCTCAACGACTACTTCCG GATGTATCCAGATCACTTGTGTTGTCGCGCTGCCCCTGATCGGCCATTTCTCAGGCCCACTGAATCATGGGATCAGGACAGCCTCGCAAGCTCCGCCCACAGCCTGACGGTACTGGATAAGTCATTTCAAACGGACAG gtcatgGGAGGCGCGTCTGTCGTTGCTGTACAGCCGGTCTAAAGGCCCGGACCGGCCGGGACGCAGGTCACCCTGGTACAAAGACTTCCCGCACGTCGAGTGCCGTCGGGCGGCCGCCACTGCCAAACTCTCCCAGCCCTCCGTGAAGCCAGGGGGCGCCGTGACGTCTTTTGACGTGCCGGAGGGAGCCACGGCAGCAGGGCTGAACGTGTCCGAGTTCTCCGCGCTGGTTACGTTTGTGTCCCCTGCGAACGCAAACACAGTTCTGGCCTACTGGGATCTGGAAGGTCAAAGCGTCACGTACCAGCGGTCAGACGCTCCTGCCGTACCCGTCCAGAGGTCAGCTGACGAACACCTGTGTCTGTTACTGAAGG CGTCGGGTCTGTCCGTGGTTCTGTTCAGTGTGACGCAGGAGGAGCTGTTGAACAGGCTGATGGTTTTTGGCACGGCCGGTACGGTCGACTCGCTCTGCCATTTGAACGCCTGGGGCCGCTGTTCAATACCCATACATGCCCTACAG GCCGGCCTCAAGAACCATCAGCTGGATACGGTCGATTTCTTTCTGAAGAGTAAGGAGAACATCCTGAGCCCCGCGTCTGGGTTTGTTCTGCCCGATCAAACGCCGGCCGTCTCGACCCAGACACAGCTGAGGA ATGTTCAGGCTCTGTGTCCGGCGCTGGATCTGCTGCGGTCTGCCATacgggacacacacacagaagccCAGAGTCAACAGTTCTGTGAACAGCTGCTGAGCATCACGCTAACCTTCCTCAACACGCAAACCAAAGTCCTCCTCACCAGCGCACACG AGCTGGACGTCAACCTGCAGGAGTGTGTGCAGATCTTAGACGGCTACATCTCTGATCTGCGTGGATTCATGAAGAAGTTCCCCTGGACAGATGGAGGTGAAAAGCAGGTCTCCGTGTGTCCTCACGCTCCAGCGCCCACCGCCGGCACCGACCAGGACTGGCAGTCGCTGTCTGATGAG GATGTTGTGCAGCGCGCTGTACTGAGCAGACGGATCCCACACGCGCAGGCGTTTCTGCGCAGACGCGGCTCTGTCGGATGCGGTCTGGAGGACATCAGGAAGACGGGTTTGAGGCTCACCTTCACCTGTCTCACTCACAGAGACCTGACGCAGGCCAAAACACTGCTGACTAACATG gGCTTTAATGTGAAGGAGCAGCTCCACAGCATCTGTGTTTTCACTGCCGATCGGGATCTAAGGGCCTTCATG GTGGAGGAGCTGCAGAAGCAGAATTTCCTCTCTCATGAAGAGTTTGAGCGGGTGGAGTTCATTCAGACGATCGAGAGCTTGTGTTCGACACCGGCGACGAGATGCTCCTCCCGTCTGGACACCAGCAG GGTTCTGCAGATGACCCGGTCCGATCCCGACAGCAGAAGACTTCTGGAAGAGATCCTGCAGGAACGAGAGGCATCGTCCTCCGGGTCTGTACTGGATCCCGTGCGTCTGGACTGGGTCAGATACTGGGACAGAGACACGCAGAACGCCATCCTTCTGTCCCGACTGCAGCCGTCCA CTCAGGGTTCGTGGGATGCTGCTGTTTTGTGGTCGTATCTCACCTCACTGCACGATTGTGTCCGGGTCACTGCATGGGTCTGCGGTTCGGCCGGAGAGAGCGACACTGCTCCCCACTGGCCAGCGCTCACACCGCACGTCATCAACGGCAGCAGCCGCTGTGGAGAATACCTGCGCGATCGAGTCCTGGACCTGCTCGCCCG ACAGGGGCTGTTTGTGCAGGCGGAGATGGAGGACTTTGAGCAGTTGCTGTGGAGACTGGGTCAAGCCGGAGGAGTGATGCAGCATGGGAATGACCCTCCTGTCCTACAGTTCCAGATGTCACAGGGTCAAGAGTTTCACCAGCGCTTCGTCCTCCACTGTCTGGAGAACAGCCTGCAGTACCTGCTCTACTGCTACCTGGAGCACTACAG GTTAACTCCTGAGAACTGCGCGGTTCTGACCGACAGGAACCTGTTTGAGAGTTTCCCCTGGTTCGAGATGATGCTGAAACTGCAGAAAATCACCCGAGACCTTAAAG ACCCCGAGCGTGTGTTCGAGGCCAGTCTGACGGCGGCTCAGGTCCTTCTGCCCGGCAGTCAGGCCAGCATCAGCAGCATGTTGCTGGAGGGTCACAGTCTGCTCGCCCTGTCCACCATCATGTTCAGACCGGGCGGCATCGACCAG GCCGTGCGAGAGGGAGAGCGAGGCGAGGACCCGCTGAGCAGAGTGGACCCTCAGCTGCTGAGAATGGCCCTGAGCGCCTATCCCAAACTCAGAACGGCCCTGTTCCCTCAGAGCGGCCCCCGTGGCGCCTCCGCCTGCGACACGTCCCTCTACCACCTCATGCAG TCTTTGCATCCGTTGGATCCCTCCAGACTGTTCGGATGGCAGTCGGCCAATGCCGTGGGCAGCACCG AAACGTCCAGTGAGCCGCCCCATTTCTCCAGCCCTCACCTGGTCAGTAAATTCGCCGTCGTTGAGAATCTGGACTTCCTGTATTACCTGCGGCACGGCCGGCCGGCATTCGCCTTCGGGGTTTTTCTCACGCAGCATTTTGTCAACTGCAGTAATGTGAAGCTACA GTTGACCCTGGCTGCGGATCAGGCGTACTCTCTCGGCCTGTTGAGCTTCAGCAGCGCGTGTGTGTCGGtggcgtgtgtgtgtttctgtgagCTCATGGGAGTGTGTAGCCTCAAACTGAGGGTGGATCTGCGAGCGCTGAACCTCATCCTCAAACTGTGGACTCAGAGCTGTGAGGACGGAGCCGGAGCTTCACTCAGACAGACGCTCG TGGAAAATGCGAGTAAGCTGGTGACGGCTGAGAAGGCGACGGCTCAGGAGCTGCTGGTTCATCTGGAGGCGGCAGTCAGAGACGGTCTGGAGAAGAAGGGCATCAGTCG CTCGTCGTTCGAGGCGGCGCAGGAGTGGGCACTTCCTGTCCAGTTCTGTCACCTCCACGCTCTTCCTCTAAGCCCCGCCTACCCACAGGACTGTGCTCGTGACGGACAGTGGCTCAACTTCCTGTTGTTTGTACAGCTGCACAGTTACCCGCCCCAGCAG GTGAGATCTCTGGCTTCCGGCTTCAGTCCGGCTCTGCAGTCCCACATTTCCCTGGCATTCCAAGATCTTCATCCGACAAACTCCCATCAGACTGTGGAGACTCAGGGGCGTGTGTTGAGCGCTCTTCCCCGAGACGAGAGCTCCGAACCCCCCAGAGAGCTGTTCCAGGTGCTGCTGCAGAGCCAGGAGAAGCCCAGTCCCTGGAGGTTCCTGCTGTCCGAAGCCGTCCGTCAGCGCTGTCCTCCTCTGTCCGTGCTGGCGGCCTGTCACCAG GGCGTGGAGCTGCTCCAGTGCCTCTGCGTGTGGGTCCTGACGTCTGTGGATGATGATGTCACTCAGGAGGCCACCGCCCACATCAACGAGAGCCCCGCCCATCACGTGTGGAACCTCCATGATCTCTCCATCTTGTGGAAGATCCTCCTGTGCAGGAGCAAGATCAGGCCTCTGATTCGTGGCTTCCAGCTGTTCCAGAGG GAGTCGCCGCTCATTTACATGCTGAACATGTATGAATTCTGCTCCGACTACAAAGACTATCAGCGAGCCAAAGACAAGCTGCTGGAGTTCCAGAAGTGTCTGCTCAAT ttgcGGAGCAGCAGTGTGGTGTTGAGTTCAGACGTTCTGCCGGTCCAGTGGGTGGAGTCTCAGGCGTCGGTTCTGCTGCTGACGCTcctgaagcagagcaggactcaGTACGAGCTGCGGCGTCTGCTGCAGCTGCTGGTGGACATGGAGCGGCTGCTCAAATCCAACG GTCCTGACTTTAAGAAGCTCAGTCAGTTGAGTCAGGTGTTGGCCGACACTCCCGTGCCGCTGTCAGCGTGTCTGCTGGAGGATTATTCCAGCTCTGGCCTGCAGAGGGAGAGCAGGAGGATGATGGACGAGCTGCAGGAGCTGGGGCTCTTCACACAGGCGCGGAGGGTTGCGCAGATAGCCGAGCTGCCCATCGACTGCCTGATCATAAATGAA CTCCGGCGAGATCTGTGCACTCACAAGCTCAAGCGTCAGTGGGAGCGGCAGGAGACGCGGATGGCCTTCTGGAGACGGTGTCACGAACAGCTCAAGACGGATCAGATCCAACCAGAGGCGGCCTGTCAGTTCTTCCTGTCTCAGGCTGAG GAGCCGATACAGTCGGATTCAGAGCTGGTTCAGCTTCAGGAACGCTGTCTCTTGCTGGGTCTGGCGGGTCACTGGTTGTCCCGCTGTGAGGCTCCTCTTCCCGTCCTGCGTCTCGGCCAGCTGGAGAAGCGGCAGTGGGAGTGTCGAATCCAGAGAATGGttctccacacggctctggagCGTCAGAGTTTGTTCGCGCCCTCTGCCCTCTCCGAAGACTCCTTCGAAAACCTCCTCAAAGAGTTCTCCTTCTCCAAAATGTCGGCTCTGAGCGACCCGGCACATTTGAGCCTGGACGGGCTCCCGGCGTCTGAAGACACATGCGTGCTGTCTGATGATGAGCGCGCGGCGCTGAACGCTCTGATTGCCCAGCTGCTGAACGAGGGCAGCGTGAACGAGGCCAGCCGCGTGTGTCGGTACTTCGGCTCATTTCACAGAGACCTGTGGCTGGTTCTGAGGTGCCGTGGTTTAGCGTGTGGCGAGCTGCAGCCTGAACTTCACAGTCCTGATGGAGAAACTCGACGCAGTTTGCCATCAT CGCCCAGCATGAGCAGTCTGTCGTCGTTCGTGGTGTTGCCGTCACCTGACGATCAGGTCCTGGTTCAGCTCAAGCAGCTAGTGGATCAGTGCTGCAACGGCAAGAGTTACTGCAAACAGGTGCTGAGCCTCTACGAGCTCTCGAAG gagCTTCAGTGCTCGTACGCGGAGATCTCGTCCGAGGAGCCCGAGGCGGTGCTGAGGAAGGTTCTGCTCTCGCATCAGTCCGAACGCTATAAGAAAGCGCAGGCGTTCATCAGCGTTCAGGGCCTGCAGCCTGACGCCGTCGCCCGGCTCGTCTCCGCCGCTGTGCTGGAGGGTTTACTCGCCTCGTCTCAGGAGGGAGAACCCG GACAGCGGCTGATGTTCGGCCCGGCCGACGGGAGAGAGGCGTTCCTGCAACTGGCCAAACTGTGTGGAGATCCCAACCTGGTGGGCGTCCAACTGCTGGACAGCATCCCGACGGTCCCGCTGTCAGAGCTCAGCTGCA CTGTGGAGATGTTGATTCTGGCTCACGACTGCTTCAGTCTGACCTGTAACATGGAGGGCATCGTGAGGGTCCTGCAGGCGGCGCGACACCTGAGTCACACGCACCTGGCTCACGGCGACGGCGACGGCTACGGGCTCCTG GTGCGTCTCCTCACAGGCATCGGCAGGTACACCGACATGACCTACATCTTTGACCTGCTGCATCAGAACCATCGCTTCGAGATGCTGCTGAGGAAGAAGGTCGAGTCG AACGTGCGTCTGAAGACGGCTCTGTTGGACTACATCAAGCGCTGTTTGCCGGGCGACAGCGAGAAACACAACATGGTGGCTCTGTGCTTCAGCATGTGCCGAGAGATCGGAGAAAACCACGAGGCAGCGGCGCGAACGCAACTCAAAATCATCGAGTCGCAGCCGTGGG TGATCACTGCAGACCTGAAGAGCGCTCTGGTGAAGGTCCTGACGCTGCTGAAAGACGCCGCTGAGAGCTACTCAAAG GACTCGTGTGTGCGTCAGGCCGTGAAGTGTGTGAAGATGGCCAAACTGGTGACGCTCCAGCTGCACTTCCTGAATCACGGACAGGAGCAGCGCGTCATCAACCTGCCTCCGTCAGACATCCAGAGCACCATCGTGTCTTTACCGCGCTGTTACCAG GCGTTCGTGTTGGCCGAAGCGTACGACTACAGCCCGGACTGGGCCGAGATACTCTATCAGAAGGTCATTCTGAACGGAGAATTCAACTACCTGGAGGAGTTTAAACGCCACAGATCGCTGAGCGCCGGCCTGTTCGAGGACATTTCCAAGAA AATGTGTCATCAGAAGGCTCCGGCGAGCTCCAGTCAGAATCTGAAGAAGCTTCTGTCTCACTGCGAGGACGTTTACACGCATTATAAACTGGCTTACGAGCACAAGTTCCTGGATGTGGCCAACATGCTGCTGCAGGACTCCAGGAGCAACAGCTACCTGAGCGACCGGCTGGGCACCTGA
- the ciao2a gene encoding cytosolic iron-sulfur assembly component 2A isoform X1: MFVFLCSAVDRSGLRERGRAEARDRLSNGDGPDRIMELVSGLLSRVRLLTGLSELTNDKRNKKMEEKALEVYDVIRTIRDPEKPNTLEELDVVTEKCVEVQELGDDEYLIIIKFSPTVPHCSLATLIGLCLQVKLQRCLPFKHKLEIYITEGTHSTEEDINKQINDKERVAAAMENPNLREIVEQCVTEPDD, encoded by the exons ATGTTCGTGTTTCTCTGCTCGGCCGTTGATCGCTCTGGTCTGCGTGAACGCGGAAGAGCAGAAGCGCGTGACCGCTTAAGCAATGGCGATGGACCGGACCGGATCATGGAGCTTGTGTCTGGACTGCTGAGCCGAGTCCGGCTTCTGACGGGACTTTCTGAGCTGACGAATGACAAGAGAAACAAGAAGATGGAGGAAAAAGCGCTGGAGGTGTACG ATGTGATCCGGACGATTCGGGATCCGGAGAAGCCCAACACTCTGGAGGAGCTGGACGTCGTGACGGAGAAGTGTGTGGAGGTGCAGGAGCTCGGGGACGATGAGTATCTGATCATCATCAAGTTCTCTCCCACCGTACCGCACTGCTCTCTGGCCACTCtgatag GTCTGTGCCTACAAGTCAAGCTTCAGCGCTGCCTGCCGTTCAAACACAAG CTGGAGATTTACATAACTGAGGGAACGCACTCGACCGAGGAGGATA TTAACAAACAGATCAACGATAAGGAGCGCGTGGCGGCCGCCATGGAGAACCCCAACCTGCGTGAGATCGTGGAGCAGTGCGTTACTGAACCAGACGACTGA